TCGAAACGCACGCCTATGCCACTGAGGATCTGTTGAATCTCATTGAAGTCGGTGCTGCTGCCGAGCAGTTCGGCGCTCTGGTCGGCATGGATATGGATGGCGCTCATCGGTGGCTCCTCAAGAAAGTGTAATCTGGTCAAAGTTTTCCACAGCATTGTGGCGCTCGGCGCCGTCCGGTCGCTCGCCGCGCATCAACAGGCAGGTCTGCATGCCTGCAGCCTTGGCCGCGTCCAGCTCGGCCACCACGTCCGACAGGAACAGAATCTGACTTGCAGGCAGGCCGATACTGGCACCGATGCGTTCATACGCAATCGCTTCACGCTTGGCGCCGGTGGTGGTATCAAAGTAGCCGCTGAACAGCGGAGTCAGGTCGCCGAAATCGCTGTAGCCGTACAGCAGCTTCTGCGCCTTCACCGAGCCGGAGGAAAAAATGTGCAGCTGTTTGCCGCTGTCGTGCCAGCGCTTCAGCCCTGCGTAAGCGTCCGGGTAGAGGTGGCCGGTAAAGTCGCCGCTCTCGTAGCCCTGCACCCAGATCAGCCCCTGCAGCGCCTTGAGGCTGGTTTCCTTTTTGTCCTGATCGATCCAGCCGATCAGCCCCTTGGCGATGGCATCGAGATCATCGGCCGCGACATTCAGGGCGACCGCTGCCTCTGCAACGGCTGGTTCATTAGGATGGCTGTGGATAAAGTCCGTCATCCGTTCACGGGCATAGGGAAACAGCGTCTTGTGGACAAAATCGATATCGGTGGTGGTGCCTTCAATATCGGTCAGGATGGCGTTGATGCCGGTAAAGGTTGCCATGGTGATATTCAGACTCCTGCGCTCAGACGGCGCATTTCCAGTTCGCAGGCGAAGAGAAACTCCAGCCCTTCAAGATGGCGGCGTGCTTCATTCATGTCGTGACCCCAGGTGTAGAGACCATGTCCGCGAACCAAAAAGCCCCACTGCAGCGCTTCAGGCTGCCAGCGCTGGCTCAGCTCGGCGGCCAGTGCCTGCATGTCCTGAGCATTATCCAGAATGGCGATGCGGATGCTGGCATCATGGGTGTGGTTGCCACTGAGCGATTTCTGCATTTCGTAACCGCTGATGGTCAGCCACTGGCCCGGCTCCAAACGAGACAGCACCGTGGAGGCCACCGAATGCGTGTGCAGCACGGCGCCGATCCGGTTATCAAGCTGATACAGGCGGGTATGCAACAGGGTTTCGGCCGAAGGCTTGAGCAAGCTGGCCTGAGGCTGACCATCAAGATCCACCTGCAACAGCTGCTCGGGCATGAGATGCCCCTTGTGACAACCCGAGGCGGTAATCAAGGCACGCTCTGGCCCTGACCGGACGGAAAAGTTGCCGCCGGTCGCAGGACACCAGCCCTGGGCATCAATCCACTGCCCGGCATCGATTATCTGTTGTGCCGCGGTATCGATCATGCAAAATCGCCCTCAACGTCAGAGAAAAAGCTGAACTCATCCGCATCCTGCCAGGCCGGAAAGTTGTCCCGAAACCGCTGCAGGTCGTCGGCATTCAGGGTGCCGGTTTTGACGAAAGCTTCACCGACAGAGGCATCCAGCAGCGCCTGCCCCTTGAAGTCCACCAGCAGACTGTCGCCACTGTACTCCAGCCCCTTGCCGTCCTCACCGATGCGGTTTACCCCCGCCACATAGCACTGGTTTTCGATCGCCCGTGCCAGCAGCAGCGTGCGCCAGGCATTGCGACGTGGCGCGGGCCAGTTGGCCACAAACAGTGCCAGGTCATAGTCATTGCGGTTGCGACACCAGACCGGGAAGCGCAGGTCGTAGCAAACCTGTGGCAGGATGCGCCAGCCCTTGTACTCGATCACCTTGCGGCTGTCGCCGGCCACGTAATACTGATGCTCGTTCGCCATGCGGAACAGGTGACGCTTGTCGTAATGCTCAACGGCTCCGTCGGGCGTTACAAACAGCAGCCGGTTACGATACCCCTGATCCTCGATCACTACGCTGCCACACACGGCGGCACCCAGTGACGCCGCCTGTTCCTTCATCCATCCCAGAGTCGGACCGGACATGGACTCGGCAACCTCATCCGGGGCCATGGTGAAGCCAGTGGTAAACATTTCAGGCAGTACGATCAGGTCAGTCTGCCCAGCCAGCGGCGCCATCAGCTCGGCAAGACGGGTACGGTTCGGTTCCGGCTGCTGCCAGTCCAGTGGAGTCTGGACCAATGAAATTTTCAGATTCTGCATAGTCGCTCCGCGGCTTGATCAAGGGTAGTTTCGCTCTTGGCGAAGCAGAAGCGCACCAGACGCATCTCGGGGGGTTGTTGATAGAACACCGATAACGGAATGGCCGCAACGCCCGCCTGTTCGATCAGCCAGAGGACAAACTCGGTGTCCGGAAGTTCACTGATGGCGCTGTAGTCCATGACCTGAAAATAGGTGCCCGCTGCCGGTGTAAACTGGAAGCGGCTCTTCTCCATACCGGCGTTGAATCGGTCACGCTTGGCCTGATAAAACGCGGGTAACGCCTGATCATGCTGCGGATCGTCATTCAGGTAATCCGCCAGCGCCAGCTGCATTGGCGTGCTGGTGCTGAAGGTCAGATACTGGTGGATCTTGCGCAACTCGGCTGTCAACGGTGCCGGAGCGACGCAGTAGCCGATCTTCCAGCCGGTGGTATGGTAGGTCTTGCCGAAAGATGACACCACGAAGCTGCGCTCAGCCAGCGCCGGATAGCGGTTGATGCTCTGGTGTTCAGCGCCATCGAACACGATATGCTCATACACCTCATCGGCCAGCAGCAGAATATCGGTGCCGGCCACCAGGTCGCTCAGCTCCTGCAGATCGGCGGCGGCCAGCGTCTGCCCGGTCGGATTGTGCGGCGTATTGAGGATAATCATGCGGGTATTGGGGCTGATCGCCTGTCGTACCTGCTCCCAGTCGATCTCAAAAGCGGGGGGTTGCAGCGGGATATGCACCGCTTTGCCACCATTGAGCGTGATGGCCGGATCATAGCTGTCATAGGCCGGATCAAACACCAGCACTTCATCCCCCGGGCGCACCACCGCCGAAATGGCCGCGAACAGTGCTTCTGTTGCCCCGGAGGTCACCGTCACCTCTGTTTCCGCATCAACCATGCGACCGTAGCAACGTTCCACCTTGGCGGCGATCGCAGTGCGCAGGCCTGGCACACCACTCATGGGGGCATACTGGTTGGCGCCTTGGCGGATATAGTGATCAACTCGCGACAGCAGAGCCTGAGGGCCATCAAAATCGGGAAAACCCTGCGACAGGTTGATCGCCTGGTGCGCTTGCGCAAGGGCGGACATGCGAGTAAAGATGGTCGTTCCGACCTGTGGCAGCTTGGTATCGGGGTAGTGCATGACGGGCTCGGGTTTGTGATAGAGGTCAAATAGTACCGGAGAGGGCCCGACACGCTCAACAAATGCGCTGGTCTATCGGCGCCTGAGAGGTAGAATAGCGCATGCTGGACTGGATTCTGGAGCACAACGGCTTCATTCTTGAAGCAGCCATACTGGCTTTGGTCGTGTTGTATGTAGGACTGAAAATCAAATAACTACTCTGTCCGGAGTTGCAATGACGAATCGTACACCCCTGTATCGGCTGGCGCCGCTGCTGGCCCTTGGACTGACAAGTCCCGCTCTTCAGGCTGACGAGAGCCTGTACCTCAGCGAACAGGATTTTCTTACCGATATTCCCGAAATCACTTCTGCCACACGGCTGGCCCAGAAACTCACCGAAGCGCCCGCTTCCATCAGCATTATCGATCGCCAGATCATTGCAGCCTCCGGCGCCCGTAATATTCCTGACCTGCTGCGTCTGGTGCCCGGCTTTCAGAGCTATCATGTCAGTGCCAACAAGTTTGCTACCAGCTACCACGGTGCCAGCGATGACTTTCCGCGCCGCCTGGAGGTAATGGTTGATGGCCGCAGCGTGTACTTGCCGCTGCTGGCAACCGTGGACTGGACCTCTTTGGGCATCAACCTGCAGGATATCGAACGGATCGAAGTGGTGCGGGGCTCCAACGTGCCAACTCAAGGTTCCAACGCCTTTATGGGCTCGATCAACATCATCACCCGCTCACCGGCCCTGCTGAGCGGTGGTTACGTCAGCGCCACCGGTGGCAGCATGGACACTCGAAACCTGCAGTTTGGCCATGCCGACCAATTGAGCAGCTGGAACTACCGCCTGTCGGGCGGACATGAAGAGAATGACGGTTCTGATCTCTATGGCGACGCGCTCAAGCGCAACTATCTGAGCTTCAGCGGCAGCTACACACCCACCCTTACCGATACCCTCTGGATTCAGGCGGGTGTGGACCGTGGGCATACGTATGTAGGAGGGGCTGACAAACTCGAACCCTTTAGCAAACGCGATCATGATGCCAACTACCAGTCGATCAAGTACCAGCACCTGTATTCAGATACCGGGACCGTTCAGTTGACGGCTTATCACAACTACCTGGATCTGGAAGCACCGGCAATGAGCTTTGAGCGTGTTGGTGATTTTATCGGAACCGACAATCCGGCAATCGTGAATGGTTTTATCGCGTTGAATTCCCCACGCGAAGACTCTGAGCATGGAACCGCCCACAGCTACGATACCGAATTGCAGCTAACGGATCAGATAGGCTCTTTGGAACTCGTTGGCGGTTTGGGTTACCGCTACGAAACCGCCGAAAGCGATGTGTTGCTGCAAAGCGGCAAGGTAACCGAAGAGCGCTGGCGCCTGTTCAGCAACCTGGACTGGGATTTTGCACCTCGCTGGAGCCTGAGCACCGGTTTTATGTACGAGGACAGCTCAGAAAACAGCGATGCCCTTTCCTATCGTCATGCACTGATTCACCGGCCTGATGAGCAGAGCAGTTTCCGGCTGGGTTACTCCATCAGTGAGCGCTTGCCTTCTCTGCTGGAACGGCACGCAAACAATACCATCTATGCTCCTGCCGGCCTGTTTGGCCCAGACCCCGTTGTCTATGATCTGGACAAGGCCGCCAACCCAGACCTTGGCCCTGAAAGGATCAAGACGTATGAGTTGGGTTACTACCGCGCATTTGATGATCATCAGGGACATTTCGACCTGCGTCTGTTCCACGAGCAACTCAGCAATGTGATCAGCTCCTATTTCTTGCCGGCTGACGAGCTTGCTCCCCCCCCTCACCCAATGACCCAGGGTCGGGTGTCTACTAATGAGAACAACTTCGGCTGGGAAAACCAGGGCGTTGAAATTCAGCTTCATCGGCAACTCAGCAGTCAGCTCTCGGCACTGCTGAACTATACCTATACCAACACGTTGACTGATCGCTGGGAGACCAATAAAGATCTACAGGGACAGACTTTGATATTCCGTGATGCGATCACCCCCGAACACACCGCATCATTAATGCTTAACTGGACTCCTGCTTCTGATTTAAACTTGAGTTTAATGCACTACTATATGGATAGCGTGCACTGGTTCGAGGGTGGTCTTCGCGAAAGCTATCAGCGCACAGATCTGCGTGCCGCATACAACTGGCAGCTGAGCGCAGGTACTGAACTGGAAACCGCACTGACAATTCAGAATGCTTTCGGTCCAACGTACGAAGAGTTTTATCAGTACAACCTGTTTGACCGTCGAGCCTGGCTGAGACTGACGCTCAGATATCATTAATCGGGAAGCAGAGATAATTTCAGGGATGTCATTATTACGCAGGACAACGACCCGACTGAGGCATTGGCTGCTGTGCAGCCTTGTGATCTGTCTTGTGCCTCTTAGAGCGGCCGTAGCCGGGGAGTCACTGATCGTGCTCAGTGACTTCAGCCCCAGTTATAATCAGGTCTTGTCGGCCATTCGGGAGCATTCCGTACACCCGATTCGAGTACTGACTCTCGATCAGTTCAAAACCGATGACAGCCGCGCACCTGTTATTCTCGCAGTGGGTACCCGAGCTTGTGAACGCATGCTGGAGCGCTACCATCCCGATTCAAGCCTGATCTGCTCTTTCCTGCCATCGGCAACCTTTGATCAGCTCAAGCGAAAACTGCTGCCGAAAGGCTCGTATGCAGCGGTCAGTGCCATTTATATTGACCAGCCTCTGGCACGCCAGATCCGGCTGGCCCGCCTGGTCAAGCCGGCTGCCGCCATCTTGGGAACCGCATTAGGCAGCAACAGCCTCAATATGCGTGATGGGCTGGAGCAAGGTGCACAGGCCGAGGCATTCGAGCTGTCTCTGGTTGAATTGACTCGACAAGACAATCCGGTCGAGCGTCTGACGCCAGTAGTGGAAGGCAGCGATCTGTTCCTGGTTGTTCCTGACAGTTCGGTGTTCAACCGTGCCATTTCCAAATGGCTTCTCTATCTGTCATTACGCCACAAGGTACCGGTGATCGGTTTCTCTGCCAGCTATACAGAAGCCGGTGCCGCAGCGTCGGTTCACTCGTCTGCAGCACAGATCGGACGCCAAAGTGCCGAATGGCTTAACCTGCTGCAGAACGGCGGCAGCCTGCCCAGTGCCAGTTTCCCACGCTACTTCGATGTCAGCGTTAATCCGGTTGCAGTACGCACCCTCGGTATTGAGCCACTTTCAGCCGAGTGGCTGCAGGAAAAACTGGCGCGGATAGAGGCAGATGGCTGATGCCGGGCACACGTAGCCGGCTGAGTATTCGTCATCGCGTGCTCCTGCTGTCGATTATTCCAATGCTGGTACTGGCAACGATTCTCGGCAGTTATTTCATCTACAGCCGCCTTTCGGATAACACCGATAAATTGATTGAACGAGGCAAGATTATGGTCGATCTGCTTGCCTCCGCAGCCGAGTTCGGTGTTATCAGCGGTAACCAATACCAGCTTCGCGTTCTGAGTCAAAAAACCCGGTACAGTCATGCCGAAGTACTGGATGTCCTGTTTTACGACGATACGTTCAATCTTTTACACCGCAGCGGCCAATTTGCTGTAGAACTGAGCGCCGAGAGCCCGGCTCTGCAGTCAACATCGGGCCAGTGGATATTCCTGTCGCCGATTTTCAGCAGCGCCCTGCTGGCAGACAATAATCCCGAGCTGAGTATCCATGCGCCTGA
This DNA window, taken from Marinobacterium iners, encodes the following:
- the mtnC gene encoding acireductone synthase, with the protein product MATFTGINAILTDIEGTTTDIDFVHKTLFPYARERMTDFIHSHPNEPAVAEAAVALNVAADDLDAIAKGLIGWIDQDKKETSLKALQGLIWVQGYESGDFTGHLYPDAYAGLKRWHDSGKQLHIFSSGSVKAQKLLYGYSDFGDLTPLFSGYFDTTTGAKREAIAYERIGASIGLPASQILFLSDVVAELDAAKAAGMQTCLLMRGERPDGAERHNAVENFDQITLS
- a CDS encoding amidohydrolase, with protein sequence MQNLKISLVQTPLDWQQPEPNRTRLAELMAPLAGQTDLIVLPEMFTTGFTMAPDEVAESMSGPTLGWMKEQAASLGAAVCGSVVIEDQGYRNRLLFVTPDGAVEHYDKRHLFRMANEHQYYVAGDSRKVIEYKGWRILPQVCYDLRFPVWCRNRNDYDLALFVANWPAPRRNAWRTLLLARAIENQCYVAGVNRIGEDGKGLEYSGDSLLVDFKGQALLDASVGEAFVKTGTLNADDLQRFRDNFPAWQDADEFSFFSDVEGDFA
- a CDS encoding pyridoxal phosphate-dependent aminotransferase; this translates as MHYPDTKLPQVGTTIFTRMSALAQAHQAINLSQGFPDFDGPQALLSRVDHYIRQGANQYAPMSGVPGLRTAIAAKVERCYGRMVDAETEVTVTSGATEALFAAISAVVRPGDEVLVFDPAYDSYDPAITLNGGKAVHIPLQPPAFEIDWEQVRQAISPNTRMIILNTPHNPTGQTLAAADLQELSDLVAGTDILLLADEVYEHIVFDGAEHQSINRYPALAERSFVVSSFGKTYHTTGWKIGYCVAPAPLTAELRKIHQYLTFSTSTPMQLALADYLNDDPQHDQALPAFYQAKRDRFNAGMEKSRFQFTPAAGTYFQVMDYSAISELPDTEFVLWLIEQAGVAAIPLSVFYQQPPEMRLVRFCFAKSETTLDQAAERLCRI
- a CDS encoding TonB-dependent receptor plug domain-containing protein, whose translation is MTNRTPLYRLAPLLALGLTSPALQADESLYLSEQDFLTDIPEITSATRLAQKLTEAPASISIIDRQIIAASGARNIPDLLRLVPGFQSYHVSANKFATSYHGASDDFPRRLEVMVDGRSVYLPLLATVDWTSLGINLQDIERIEVVRGSNVPTQGSNAFMGSINIITRSPALLSGGYVSATGGSMDTRNLQFGHADQLSSWNYRLSGGHEENDGSDLYGDALKRNYLSFSGSYTPTLTDTLWIQAGVDRGHTYVGGADKLEPFSKRDHDANYQSIKYQHLYSDTGTVQLTAYHNYLDLEAPAMSFERVGDFIGTDNPAIVNGFIALNSPREDSEHGTAHSYDTELQLTDQIGSLELVGGLGYRYETAESDVLLQSGKVTEERWRLFSNLDWDFAPRWSLSTGFMYEDSSENSDALSYRHALIHRPDEQSSFRLGYSISERLPSLLERHANNTIYAPAGLFGPDPVVYDLDKAANPDLGPERIKTYELGYYRAFDDHQGHFDLRLFHEQLSNVISSYFLPADELAPPPHPMTQGRVSTNENNFGWENQGVEIQLHRQLSSQLSALLNYTYTNTLTDRWETNKDLQGQTLIFRDAITPEHTASLMLNWTPASDLNLSLMHYYMDSVHWFEGGLRESYQRTDLRAAYNWQLSAGTELETALTIQNAFGPTYEEFYQYNLFDRRAWLRLTLRYH